Proteins encoded in a region of the Dehalococcoidales bacterium genome:
- a CDS encoding AIR synthase-related protein, which translates to DRDDFILFSESNSRFLVEVVPENRDEFEKTLGETVCTVIGQVMDSEVLEVYGLNGRPVVNKPIADLKEAWQSPLRW; encoded by the coding sequence GACCGGGACGATTTCATACTCTTCTCGGAGTCGAACAGCCGGTTCCTGGTTGAGGTAGTCCCGGAGAACAGGGACGAGTTCGAGAAGACGCTGGGTGAGACGGTGTGCACTGTCATAGGACAGGTGATGGATTCCGAGGTGCTGGAGGTATACGGACTGAACGGGCGGCCAGTCGTCAACAAGCCTATCGCGGACCTGAAAGAGGCCTGGCAGAGTCCACTCCGGTGGTAA
- the purQ gene encoding phosphoribosylformylglycinamidine synthase I — MSKVRVLVLRAPGTNCDVETAFAFERAGAESSLVHINRFVGGEQHLSDYQILVVPGGFTYGDDIAAGRVLANELRLGLGEDVQRFVEGGGLILGICNGFQVLVKAGILPGPPGTGSTPLTLTDNDSGRFECRWVYLTVNRDSPCVFTRGIEQMFLPVAHAEGKVVVIDDGLPDANTVLFYTDEQGNRDSGYPHNPNGSVEDIAGICDSTGRVFALMPHPERFIRGIQHPQWTRRGATEHGDGFRVFQNAVQWAERT, encoded by the coding sequence ATGAGTAAGGTAAGGGTACTGGTACTGCGCGCCCCGGGGACCAACTGCGATGTCGAGACTGCCTTTGCCTTCGAACGGGCCGGGGCCGAGTCTTCACTGGTCCACATCAACCGCTTCGTGGGTGGTGAGCAGCATCTATCCGACTATCAGATACTGGTGGTCCCCGGCGGCTTCACCTATGGCGATGACATCGCTGCCGGAAGGGTGCTCGCCAATGAGTTGAGACTGGGGCTTGGTGAAGACGTGCAGCGCTTCGTCGAAGGCGGCGGGTTAATCCTGGGTATCTGCAACGGCTTCCAGGTGCTGGTGAAGGCGGGGATTCTGCCCGGCCCACCCGGTACCGGCTCAACCCCGTTGACGCTGACCGACAACGATTCCGGCAGGTTCGAGTGTCGCTGGGTGTATCTTACCGTGAATCGCGACAGTCCCTGCGTCTTCACCCGGGGGATTGAGCAGATGTTTCTTCCCGTGGCACACGCCGAAGGCAAGGTGGTTGTCATCGATGATGGTCTGCCGGACGCAAACACGGTGCTGTTCTATACCGATGAGCAAGGTAACCGTGACTCCGGCTATCCGCATAATCCCAACGGCTCGGTGGAGGACATCGCCGGTATTTGCGATAGTACCGGGCGGGTGTTTGCCCTGATGCCGCACCCGGAACGTTTCATCCGGGGTATCCAGCATCCGCAGTGGACGCGGCGGGGAGCCACCGAGCACGGTGATGGTTTCCGGGTCTTTCAGAACGCCGTTCAGTGGGCTGAGCGTACGTAG
- a CDS encoding desulfoferrodoxin FeS4 iron-binding domain-containing protein: MAVEKVGQQFKCTVCGNEVQVTKVGGGVLVCCGKPMEEIK, translated from the coding sequence GTGGCTGTTGAGAAAGTTGGGCAACAGTTCAAGTGCACGGTCTGCGGGAACGAGGTGCAGGTCACCAAAGTCGGTGGTGGTGTTCTGGTCTGCTGCGGCAAGCCGATGGAAGAAATCAAATAG
- a CDS encoding META domain-containing protein, giving the protein MKKVFLSALALGMVMSILGATGCSSGGTDLEGKRWVLESYGDRGSPTIIIEDSTVSAEFTEGQINGSAGCNNYFGSYEVSGKNLTFGPVASTEMYCMDPEGIMDQEYAYLKSLGQAETYEISGGKLLITCTGDQLLTFEEE; this is encoded by the coding sequence ATGAAGAAGGTCTTTCTGTCGGCATTGGCCCTGGGCATGGTAATGTCTATTCTTGGCGCAACCGGGTGTTCTTCCGGCGGCACCGACCTTGAAGGTAAAAGATGGGTGCTGGAGTCCTACGGCGACCGGGGCAGCCCCACGATAATCATTGAAGACAGCACCGTATCGGCAGAGTTCACCGAGGGGCAAATCAACGGCTCGGCGGGCTGCAACAACTACTTCGGCTCGTACGAAGTCAGTGGTAAGAACCTGACCTTCGGCCCGGTGGCATCCACGGAGATGTACTGCATGGACCCCGAGGGCATCATGGACCAGGAATATGCTTACCTCAAGAGCCTCGGACAGGCCGAAACGTACGAGATAAGTGGCGGCAAGCTCCTGATAACCTGCACCGGTGACCAGCTACTGACGTTTGAAGAGGAGTAA